One Takifugu rubripes chromosome 19, fTakRub1.2, whole genome shotgun sequence genomic window carries:
- the slc6a11b gene encoding sodium- and chloride-dependent GABA transporter 3, protein MTAEKSGPVINGKPEEGRDPEGSSSSLDNGEYNERGQWNSKVEFFLSVAGEIIGLGNVWRFPYLCYKNGGGAFFVPYVIFFVCCGIPVFFLETALGQFTSEGGITCWRKVCPLFEGIGYATQVIEAHLNVYYVVILAWAIFYLFNCFTTELPWAGCGHYWNTENCVDYYGENATNITNPNATSPVIEFWERRVLKISDGIEHMGGVRWELAMCLALAWFICYFCIWKGPKSTGKVVYVTATFPYVMLLVLLIRGVTLPGAFDGIKFYLYPDISRLSDPQVWVDAGTQIFFSYAICLGCLTALGSYNAYDNNCYRDCIMLCCLNSGTSFLAGFAIFSVLGFMAYEQNVPIEAVAESGPGLAFIAYPKAVTMMPLAPLWACLFFMMLIFLGLDSQFVCVESLVTAVVDMYPETFRRGYRRELLILGMSVVSFFIGLIMCTEGGMYVFQLFDAYAASGMCLLFVAIFESICIGWVYGSDRFYMNIEDMIGYKPVFFIKWCWMILTPGICAAIFLFFLIKYKPLKYNNVYTYPDWGYGIGWFMAMSSMVCIPLGMIWMIWKTPGTFSERIKKLTTPSKDLKMRGKHAALSPYAANDAKLKADGKISTISEKETHF, encoded by the exons ATGACGGCTGAGAAGAGCGGGCCCGTTATAAACGGTAAACCAGAGGAAGGCAGGGACCCGGAGGGGTCCAGCTCCAGCCTAGACAACGGGGAGTACAATGAGAGGGGTCAGTGGAACAGCAAGGTCGAattcttcctgtctgtggccGGAGAGATCATCGGGCTGGGCAACGTGTGGAGGTTTCCCTACCTTTGCTACAAAAATGGAGGAG GAGCGTTCTTCGTCCCCTACGTCATCTTCTTCGTGTGCTGCGGGATCCCCGTCTTTTTCCTGGAGACGGCCCTGGGCCAGTTCACCAGCGAAGGGGGCATCACCTGCTGGAGGAAAGTCTGCCCACTGTTTGAGG GTATCGGTTACGCCACACAGGTGATCGAAGCCCACCTAAACGTGTACTACGTCGTGATTCTGGCCTGGGCCATCTTCTACCTCTTCAACTGCTTCACCACGGAGCTGCCGTGGGCCGGCTGTGGCCACTACTGGAACACAG AGAACTGCGTTGACTACTATGGAGAAAACGCCACCAACATCACCAACCCCAACGCCACGTCGCCTGTGATTGAGTTTTGGGA GCGCAGAGTCCTGAAGATATCAGATGGCATCGAGCACATGGGAGGAGTGCGCTGGGAGCTGGCCATGTGTCTGGCTCTGGCCTGGTTCATCTGCTACTTCTGCATCTGGAAAGGACCCAAGTCAACCGGCAAG GTTGTGTACGTCACAGCCACGTTTCCCTACGTCATGTTACTGGTCCTCCTGATCAGAGGAGTGACGCTGCCGGGGGCCTTCGACGGCATCAAGTTCTACCTCTACCCGGACATTTCACGTCTGTCTGACCCTCAG GTATGGGTGGACGCTGGGACCCAAATCTTCTTCTCTTATGCCATCTGCTTGGGCTGTCTCACTGCTCTGGGAAGTTACAATGCCTACGACAATAACTGCTACAG agACTGCATCATGCTGTGCTGTCTGAACAGTGGGACCAGCTTTTTAGCAGGCTTCGCTATCTTCTCTGTGCTGGGCTTCATGGCCTACGAGCAGAACGTCCCCATCGAGGCCGTGGCAGAATCTG GTCCCGGCCTTGCGTTCATTGCATACCCCAAAGCTGTTACCATGATGCCTCTGGCCCCACTCTGGGCCTGTCTCTTCTTCATGATGCTCATCTTTCTCGGTCTGGACAGTCAG TTTGTGTGCGTGGAGAGTTTGGTGACAGCTGTGGTGGACATGTACCCTGAGACCTTCAGGAGAGGATACCGCCGAGAGCTGCTGATCCTGGGAATGTCTGTGGTCTCCTTCTTCATAGGACTCATCATGTGTACAGAG GGAGGGATGTACGTCTTCCAGCTGTTTGACGCCTACGCTGCCAGCGGCATGTGCCTGCTCTTCGTCGCCATATTCGAGTCTATATGTATTGGCTGGGTGTACG GTAGTGACAGGTTCTACATGAATATTGAGGACATGATTGGCTACAAACCTGTCTTTTTCATCAAGTGGTGCTGGATGATCCTGACTCCTGGGATCTGCGCT GctattttcctcttcttcttgatTAAATACAAACCACTCAAGTACAACAACGTGTACACTTACCCCGACTGGGGCTATGGGATCGGCTGGTTCATGGCCATGTCTTCAATGGTCTGCATCCCTCTTGGAATGATATGGATGATCTGGAAGACTCCCGGGACCTTCAGCGAG